The Nitrogeniibacter aestuarii genome has a window encoding:
- a CDS encoding FkbM family methyltransferase, whose protein sequence is MSAGTRTDRDSAAQWLARLCATPPATPPTLPGEALVLYGAGKLGHLAAELFNTLGRALAFCIDRQPPPSGCLKTGLPVRHPDEVPMDERARRPVAVCVVTSPYEPIRDALAKAGWTHIVPVYDLLQAGGPDGVMNNGWFSGVLTPEDQHGIARVLDGWHDDFSRAAHLQSLAWRVQRAEWSFGHAPVTIDDRYFIPDILDALQPGETLIDGGAWHGEFLDNWLQRGVPSFTRATAIEPDPQNHRALSAWRDALAPDDRERIRLVACALSDTDGQAAFCAGAGMASRLKSTGSQQVGTCRIDSLALSPTFIKLHLEGHELPALKGAVDTLHRCRPVLALTTYHNRDGLWRTPAWLMDTLPDYRFFMRMHGWCGTGAVVYGIPAERMRR, encoded by the coding sequence ATGAGCGCCGGGACACGCACCGACCGCGACAGCGCAGCCCAATGGCTGGCGCGTCTGTGCGCCACCCCGCCCGCGACGCCACCAACGCTGCCCGGAGAAGCCCTGGTGCTCTACGGCGCAGGCAAACTCGGTCATCTCGCCGCCGAGCTGTTCAACACGCTCGGCCGCGCCCTCGCCTTCTGCATCGATCGACAGCCACCGCCCTCGGGCTGCCTGAAGACCGGCCTGCCCGTCAGGCATCCGGATGAGGTTCCAATGGACGAACGGGCACGCCGGCCCGTTGCCGTGTGCGTGGTCACCAGCCCCTACGAGCCGATTCGCGACGCCCTTGCGAAAGCGGGTTGGACCCACATCGTGCCGGTCTATGACCTGCTCCAGGCAGGGGGGCCAGACGGCGTCATGAACAACGGATGGTTTTCCGGAGTGCTGACTCCTGAGGACCAACACGGCATCGCGCGCGTGCTCGACGGCTGGCACGACGACTTCTCCCGTGCAGCACACCTGCAGAGTCTGGCGTGGCGCGTGCAGCGCGCCGAATGGTCGTTCGGACACGCCCCCGTCACGATCGACGACCGCTATTTCATTCCTGACATCCTGGACGCGTTGCAGCCCGGCGAGACACTCATCGACGGCGGCGCCTGGCATGGCGAGTTTCTCGACAACTGGCTCCAGCGCGGCGTCCCATCTTTCACCCGCGCCACCGCCATCGAGCCGGACCCGCAAAACCACCGCGCCCTGAGCGCATGGCGCGATGCCCTGGCGCCGGACGACCGTGAGCGCATCCGTCTTGTCGCATGCGCCCTGAGCGATACCGATGGGCAAGCCGCCTTCTGCGCCGGCGCCGGCATGGCGTCACGCCTCAAGAGCACCGGCAGCCAACAGGTCGGCACCTGCCGGATCGACTCGCTCGCACTCTCGCCCACCTTCATCAAGCTGCATCTGGAAGGGCACGAGCTTCCCGCGCTCAAAGGCGCTGTCGACACCTTGCACCGATGCCGCCCCGTGCTGGCCCTGACCACCTACCACAACCGCGATGGCCTGTGGCGCACCCCCGCCTGGCTGATGGACACCTTGCCGGACTACCGCTTTTTCATGCGCATGCATGGCTGGTGCGGCACCGGCGCTGTCGTGTATGGCATTCCGGCCGAGCGGATGCGCCGCTGA
- a CDS encoding glycosyltransferase family 4 protein — translation MRLLHVTAHLGGGVGKVLSRLVEASSRRADGIEHTIACLAMPEKTLFVDHARAHGARVVCAPDARSLDTLVREADVVQLEWWHHPLVARWMGATAHPPMRLVVWSHVSGLGLPTFPSRFLTLPHRFLFSSTCSLDAPAVRQLSDEARARLGVVFSSGGFDDLPEAPRRGDDTPLRTGYVGTLNFAKLHPDLMDFVAAVRIPDFRLALVGDPTTADALHTEARARGLTSRLDVRGFTHDIAGTLSHFDVLAYLLNPQHYGTAENALLEAMAMGVVPVVLDNPAERQLVEHERTGLIVRTPSEFADAMDRLATTPGLRATLSAQAAAHVRKRFDITVTADALHAHYAAVLDEDKRSFDFRSVFGTTPAQWFMACQRPDIWTPDALGCAGAGSAHAQLEATKGSVFHYRDHFPEDAQLAGWARQAEHAR, via the coding sequence ATGCGCCTGCTTCACGTAACCGCACATCTGGGCGGCGGCGTCGGCAAGGTGCTCTCGCGTCTGGTCGAGGCGTCCTCGCGGCGCGCAGACGGCATCGAGCACACCATCGCCTGCCTCGCCATGCCGGAAAAGACGCTCTTCGTCGATCACGCCCGTGCCCACGGCGCCCGCGTGGTGTGTGCCCCAGACGCACGTTCACTGGACACCCTGGTGCGCGAAGCCGATGTGGTTCAGCTCGAATGGTGGCACCACCCGCTCGTCGCGCGCTGGATGGGCGCCACAGCGCACCCGCCCATGCGTCTGGTGGTCTGGAGCCATGTGTCAGGGCTTGGTCTGCCGACCTTCCCATCGCGGTTTCTGACGCTCCCCCACCGCTTCCTGTTCAGTTCCACCTGCTCGCTCGACGCCCCGGCGGTCCGTCAGCTATCGGACGAAGCGAGGGCCCGGCTGGGGGTGGTCTTCAGCTCGGGGGGCTTCGACGACCTGCCCGAAGCCCCACGGCGAGGTGACGATACCCCGCTTCGCACGGGCTATGTCGGCACCCTCAATTTCGCCAAGCTGCACCCCGACCTGATGGATTTTGTCGCCGCGGTGCGCATCCCGGACTTTCGTCTCGCCCTGGTGGGCGACCCGACCACCGCCGACGCGCTGCATACCGAAGCCCGGGCGCGCGGGCTGACGTCGCGACTCGATGTGCGCGGCTTTACCCATGACATCGCGGGCACCTTGTCGCACTTCGATGTCCTCGCCTATCTGCTCAACCCGCAGCACTACGGCACCGCCGAGAACGCCCTGCTCGAAGCCATGGCCATGGGCGTCGTGCCGGTGGTGCTGGACAACCCGGCCGAGCGGCAACTGGTGGAGCACGAACGCACCGGACTGATCGTGCGCACCCCGAGCGAATTTGCCGACGCCATGGACAGACTGGCCACCACCCCCGGCCTGCGCGCGACGCTCTCGGCACAGGCCGCAGCCCATGTGCGCAAACGCTTCGACATCACCGTCACCGCCGACGCCCTGCACGCCCATTACGCCGCCGTGCTCGACGAAGACAAACGCAGCTTCGATTTTCGGTCGGTCTTCGGCACAACGCCTGCGCAGTGGTTCATGGCCTGCCAGCGCCCCGACATCTGGACGCCCGACGCGCTCGGGTGCGCCGGCGCGGGCAGCGCGCACGCCCAACTCGAAGCCACCAAAGGCTCGGTCTTTCATTACCGGGATCACTTCCCGGAGGATGCCCAACTGGCCGGCTGGGCACGCCAGGCGGAGCACGCCCGATGA
- a CDS encoding radical SAM/SPASM domain-containing protein — translation MKAQIKPRINLEGRTPLQDVIPLTTPYVLFVDPVNTCNFQCTFCPTGDRDLIKSTGRWQGRLDFDVYRKVIDDLGEFDQPLKVLRLYKEGEPLLHTRFADMVAYAKQSGHVQYIDTTTNGYLLTPEKVAPIIDAGIDRINISVDGMSSEQFWTFTKTRVDFDRFVDNIARLYDRKGDCEICIKIPGDILSEDDRQRFFDTFGDIADRVFIENFAPCWPTFDIEERTGIEITEGIYGNAIHEVSVCPYIFYSMAVNTDGSVSLCFLDWARKLDVGNVKTQSVRDIWLGEAMNAHRIAHLEGRRKENPTCGDCGQLSHCLPDNIDAHAPQLLTRLQRRINKAA, via the coding sequence ATGAAGGCTCAGATCAAACCCCGCATCAACCTGGAAGGCCGCACACCGCTGCAGGACGTGATCCCCTTGACGACGCCCTATGTGCTGTTCGTCGACCCGGTCAATACCTGCAACTTCCAATGCACCTTCTGCCCGACCGGCGACCGGGACCTCATCAAATCGACCGGGCGCTGGCAGGGTCGGCTCGATTTCGACGTCTACCGGAAAGTGATCGACGACCTGGGCGAATTCGATCAGCCACTCAAGGTCCTGCGTCTTTACAAAGAGGGTGAGCCGCTGCTGCACACCCGGTTCGCGGACATGGTGGCCTACGCCAAGCAAAGCGGTCACGTGCAGTACATCGACACCACCACGAACGGGTACTTGCTGACACCGGAAAAGGTGGCGCCGATCATCGATGCGGGCATCGACCGCATCAACATCTCCGTCGACGGCATGTCGAGCGAGCAGTTCTGGACCTTCACCAAAACCCGGGTGGACTTCGACCGTTTCGTGGACAACATCGCCAGACTCTACGATCGCAAGGGCGATTGCGAGATCTGCATCAAGATTCCCGGCGACATCCTCTCCGAGGACGACCGGCAGCGCTTCTTCGACACCTTCGGCGATATTGCCGATCGGGTCTTCATCGAGAATTTCGCCCCCTGCTGGCCCACCTTCGACATCGAGGAGCGCACGGGCATCGAGATCACCGAGGGCATTTACGGCAATGCGATTCATGAAGTCTCGGTGTGCCCGTACATCTTCTACTCGATGGCCGTCAATACGGACGGCTCGGTCAGCCTGTGCTTCCTTGACTGGGCGCGAAAACTCGACGTGGGCAACGTGAAGACGCAGAGCGTGCGCGACATCTGGCTGGGCGAGGCCATGAATGCCCACCGCATTGCGCATCTGGAAGGCCGACGCAAGGAGAACCCCACCTGCGGTGACTGCGGTCAGTTGAGCCATTGCCTGCCGGACAACATCGACGCTCACGCACCGCAGCTGCTCACTCGCCTGCAACGACGCATCAACAAGGCCGCTTGA
- a CDS encoding radical SAM protein, whose translation MGLTAVRPSEATPSTALFAGRTPIIYGAGSAGRHLLRRLKTASIRVAACIDAKAHDIGHIGDMPVSPPEHLDQIGQPDAHVLVVALNSEHAYTAAAAQLQSRFPAFGAPLWAQPVVQSLAESACHTLLDSGQALALTDCMACRADVSACPAFRRGAEQASPVRPLRAASRAVADINDVAYFITNRCTLNCTHCVEALPSHETHYNDSVDEILGAAARMVDACGFIHRFSITGGEALLHRGLSDILDGLLAMPGLGFIYLYTSGTVAPKAGLIERLAHPRVVLNISDYGDNTPPRLRENFQSFRAAMEAHGVSYAVLPNKVWMDMGQFEDLHLDEAAMRESFAKCAFTNCMTLSRGRLYRCPHQLAGVQLGQLPVVEDQMVQVDALDGTALVQALNRFAARPFIDACGRCKLSDQPQEVPAAVQSPRRRVQRLVPVAPTDARGEP comes from the coding sequence GTGGGACTGACGGCCGTTCGCCCCAGCGAGGCGACGCCTTCAACCGCGCTGTTCGCGGGGCGCACGCCCATTATCTATGGTGCTGGCAGCGCCGGGCGCCATCTGCTGCGCCGCCTGAAGACGGCCAGCATTCGTGTGGCGGCGTGCATTGACGCCAAGGCGCATGACATCGGTCACATCGGCGACATGCCCGTCAGCCCGCCGGAACACCTGGACCAGATCGGCCAACCCGATGCCCATGTGCTGGTGGTGGCCCTGAACTCGGAACACGCCTACACCGCCGCTGCGGCACAGCTTCAGTCGCGCTTCCCCGCCTTTGGTGCGCCGCTCTGGGCCCAACCGGTGGTCCAGTCACTGGCGGAGTCTGCCTGCCACACGCTTCTCGACTCGGGCCAAGCGCTCGCGCTCACCGACTGCATGGCCTGCCGGGCCGACGTTTCCGCCTGCCCCGCGTTTCGCCGCGGCGCCGAGCAAGCCTCGCCCGTGCGCCCGCTTCGCGCTGCATCCCGGGCGGTTGCCGACATCAACGACGTGGCCTATTTCATCACCAACCGCTGCACGCTCAACTGCACCCACTGCGTCGAGGCCTTGCCCAGTCACGAAACGCATTACAACGACAGCGTCGATGAGATCCTCGGCGCCGCCGCCAGGATGGTCGACGCCTGCGGCTTCATTCACCGCTTTTCCATCACCGGCGGCGAGGCACTTCTGCATCGCGGCCTGAGCGACATTCTCGACGGTCTGCTCGCCATGCCCGGCCTGGGTTTCATCTATCTGTACACCAGCGGCACCGTTGCCCCCAAGGCCGGACTGATCGAACGCCTGGCCCATCCGCGCGTGGTGCTCAACATCTCCGATTACGGCGACAACACGCCGCCGCGCCTGCGCGAGAATTTCCAAAGCTTCCGGGCGGCCATGGAGGCACACGGCGTCAGCTATGCCGTGCTCCCCAACAAGGTGTGGATGGACATGGGGCAGTTCGAGGATTTGCACCTCGACGAAGCGGCCATGCGCGAGTCCTTTGCCAAATGCGCGTTCACCAACTGCATGACGCTGTCCCGCGGCCGCCTCTATCGCTGCCCTCACCAACTGGCAGGCGTCCAGCTCGGGCAGTTGCCCGTGGTCGAGGACCAGATGGTTCAGGTCGATGCGCTCGACGGCACGGCACTGGTCCAGGCACTCAATCGATTTGCCGCCCGCCCGTTCATCGACGCCTGCGGACGCTGCAAACTTTCCGACCAGCCGCAGGAAGTTCCGGCGGCAGTCCAAAGCCCCCGACGACGCGTTCAACGCCTCGTCCCCGTCGCGCCGACAGACGCACGAGGTGAACCATGA
- a CDS encoding radical SAM protein — protein sequence MSSTRINDTLARMYAGLLDSKDPDPSELDALIEAIRAREVIIYGAGRSGRMLKSLFDGLNVPVSAFVDRQHAKIGQIDGMDVQRPGWLSLKDGRPEPLVVLGAGTMQLTELIEADITRLAPSLERANGVFLVYLLHYQSCKAKAEHGEYPPLKHCISYHVKPYKCPIFCRHVEELAEAELAEADASGDCGCDSACNATPQSTVEAGSTFNDVGYMLGEVCTLKCEHCHEGVPYLGSTERLPKETVLRDIRKLTEASRFLHRLDLVGGEPFSHPQIADIVRELVTVPKIGYIGVFTSGTSVPDAALCEALRHDRIIVTVSDYGHDNNLTDKQKDKIHRTIDMLAAHEVNFVVYPDRYWVDLNGYDKGDVPEARLEEHFSNCFMAACHRIYDGTLYHCPYQAGGIKMEKFEKRDVVDIHAHDLAGLVSELDKFENTKVIDACRYCNLPKGPTEVTAGRQLDRRHKVIRIHAETS from the coding sequence ATGAGTTCAACCCGAATCAACGACACCCTCGCCCGCATGTATGCCGGCCTCCTCGACAGCAAGGATCCGGATCCGTCCGAACTGGACGCCCTCATCGAGGCGATCCGTGCGCGGGAAGTCATCATCTACGGTGCCGGGCGATCGGGGCGCATGCTCAAGAGTCTCTTCGACGGACTCAATGTCCCCGTCAGCGCCTTCGTTGATCGGCAACATGCCAAGATCGGCCAGATCGACGGCATGGACGTCCAGCGCCCGGGCTGGCTCAGCCTCAAGGACGGACGCCCCGAGCCGCTGGTGGTGCTCGGCGCAGGCACCATGCAGCTGACCGAGTTGATCGAGGCCGACATCACCCGGCTGGCTCCGTCGCTGGAGCGGGCCAACGGCGTCTTCCTCGTCTATCTGCTGCACTATCAAAGCTGCAAGGCCAAGGCGGAACACGGTGAGTACCCGCCGCTCAAACACTGCATCTCGTATCACGTCAAACCGTACAAATGCCCGATCTTCTGCCGCCACGTGGAAGAGCTGGCCGAAGCCGAGCTGGCTGAAGCCGACGCTTCGGGTGACTGCGGCTGCGACAGTGCCTGCAATGCGACGCCTCAAAGCACGGTCGAGGCAGGCTCGACCTTCAACGACGTCGGCTACATGCTTGGCGAGGTGTGCACCCTCAAGTGCGAGCACTGCCACGAAGGCGTGCCGTATCTGGGCAGCACGGAGCGCCTGCCCAAGGAAACCGTGCTGCGCGACATCCGCAAGCTGACCGAAGCGAGCCGCTTCCTCCACCGGCTCGATCTGGTCGGCGGCGAACCCTTCTCCCATCCGCAGATCGCCGACATCGTCCGTGAGCTGGTCACCGTCCCCAAGATCGGCTACATCGGGGTGTTCACCAGCGGCACCTCGGTCCCCGACGCCGCCTTGTGCGAGGCCTTGAGGCACGACCGGATCATCGTCACCGTCTCCGACTACGGACACGACAACAACCTGACCGACAAGCAAAAGGACAAGATTCATCGCACCATCGACATGCTCGCCGCCCATGAGGTCAATTTCGTGGTCTATCCGGATCGCTACTGGGTCGACCTCAATGGCTACGACAAGGGCGATGTGCCGGAGGCGCGGCTCGAGGAGCACTTCTCCAACTGCTTCATGGCCGCGTGCCACCGGATATACGACGGTACCCTGTATCACTGCCCGTACCAGGCCGGCGGCATCAAGATGGAGAAGTTCGAGAAACGCGATGTGGTCGACATTCACGCCCATGATCTGGCCGGGCTGGTGAGCGAACTGGACAAGTTCGAGAACACCAAGGTGATCGACGCCTGCCGCTACTGCAACCTGCCCAAGGGCCCCACGGAAGTCACCGCCGGCCGCCAGCTCGATCGGCGCCACAAGGTGATCCGCATTCATGCAGAGACTTCCTGA
- a CDS encoding NAD-dependent epimerase/dehydratase family protein, whose translation MKILVTGASGFIGRHLVEHLDRAGHEVAGLVRAASRIPTAIGHVPMHIVDAAPDALNGIMQRERPDCVVHLAARYVASHTPPEIDDLIRDNVGFTAHVLDAMARADCNALVYAASAWQYGEAPVNLYAAAKNAALALADYYRSAHALRTIELAIYDSYGPGDSRPKLLNLLKKAADSADVLDMSPGEQRLHLVHVDDLADAFTLACERATGLAPGERRCYRLPSPEAIDLRTLVERFNAAAPDQPVRVRWGARPYRPREVIDPWADAPVLPDWQPGVLLDDGLRQFRAHPDSEEV comes from the coding sequence ATGAAGATTCTGGTCACCGGCGCAAGCGGCTTCATCGGGCGACACCTGGTTGAACATCTCGACCGGGCCGGCCATGAGGTCGCTGGCCTCGTGCGCGCGGCTTCACGCATCCCGACCGCCATTGGCCATGTGCCGATGCACATCGTCGATGCCGCGCCTGACGCATTGAACGGCATCATGCAGCGCGAACGCCCCGACTGCGTCGTGCATCTGGCTGCGCGCTACGTCGCCAGCCATACGCCCCCCGAGATCGATGACCTGATCCGCGACAACGTCGGTTTCACCGCTCACGTGCTCGATGCCATGGCCCGAGCCGACTGCAATGCACTCGTGTACGCCGCCAGCGCCTGGCAATATGGTGAGGCCCCCGTCAACCTCTACGCCGCAGCCAAGAACGCCGCACTCGCGTTGGCCGATTACTACCGCAGCGCCCATGCCTTGCGCACGATCGAACTGGCCATCTACGACAGCTACGGCCCCGGCGACTCGCGCCCCAAACTCCTCAACCTGCTCAAGAAAGCCGCGGATTCAGCCGATGTTCTGGACATGAGCCCGGGAGAGCAGCGCCTGCATCTCGTGCACGTGGACGATCTGGCCGACGCTTTCACCCTCGCCTGCGAGCGGGCAACGGGTCTCGCGCCCGGCGAACGGCGTTGCTACCGCCTGCCGAGCCCGGAAGCAATCGACCTCAGAACGCTGGTAGAGCGCTTCAATGCCGCCGCACCCGACCAACCGGTGCGCGTGCGCTGGGGCGCGCGGCCTTACCGTCCACGTGAAGTGATCGATCCGTGGGCGGACGCGCCCGTTCTGCCTGACTGGCAGCCCGGCGTGCTGCTCGATGACGGACTCCGACAATTTCGGGCCCACCCCGATAGTGAAGAGGTATGA
- a CDS encoding dTDP-4-dehydrorhamnose 3,5-epimerase family protein, with product MSNAGFSLRPTALPGCVELTLPRSEDTRGRFLKLFHRDAFAAMGLDPGVAEVFCTTSHRHVIRGLHFQRPPHAHAKLVACIDGAVQDVALDLRRDSPGYGQHIAVSLSADAGNALYLPSGLAHGFCVLSDSATMIYLTTTEHAPEHDAGIAWDSAGVAWATDEPTLSARDRAHPRLADFDTPFRFVDER from the coding sequence GTGAGCAACGCCGGTTTCAGCCTGCGCCCCACGGCCTTGCCCGGCTGTGTCGAGCTGACGCTGCCGCGCAGCGAGGACACCCGCGGCCGCTTTCTCAAACTCTTTCATCGCGACGCATTTGCCGCCATGGGGCTCGACCCGGGTGTTGCGGAAGTGTTCTGCACCACCTCGCATCGACATGTCATCCGCGGCCTGCACTTTCAGAGACCGCCGCATGCCCATGCCAAGCTGGTCGCCTGCATCGACGGCGCGGTTCAGGACGTCGCTCTGGATCTGCGGCGCGACTCACCCGGCTACGGCCAACATATCGCGGTCTCGTTGTCGGCCGACGCCGGCAACGCCCTCTACCTGCCCAGCGGCCTGGCCCATGGTTTTTGCGTGCTGAGTGACTCGGCCACCATGATCTATCTCACCACCACCGAGCACGCCCCTGAACACGATGCCGGGATCGCCTGGGACTCGGCCGGGGTCGCCTGGGCCACCGACGAGCCCACGCTCTCGGCGCGGGACCGCGCCCACCCCCGACTGGCTGACTTCGACACCCCCTTCCGGTTCGTGGACGAGCGATGA